In Solea senegalensis isolate Sse05_10M linkage group LG18, IFAPA_SoseM_1, whole genome shotgun sequence, a single window of DNA contains:
- the dcun1d3 gene encoding DCN1-like protein 3, translating into MGQCVTKCKNPTSSLGSKSGDKESSSKSYHKKGSSSSGGGGHKEEPNAPSSKATSELSNGTKALEVTVETPVISSVMGEPRKEEYLEGEKLSLMRIEELFYCYKDEQEDAILEEGMERFCNDLCVDPAEFRVLVLAWKFQAATMCKFTRKEFVDGCKAIQADSLKGIYSRFPCMLLEAQGEENFKDLYRFTFQFGLDAEEGQRSLQRDIAIALWRLVFTQDSPAILEEWLDFLSENPSGIRGISRDTWNMFLNFTQAIGPDLSNYSEDEAWPSLFDTFVEWELERRKREDQALMAKEEEGRSTDTECSPTTDRLETEGSRGSQTWGGH; encoded by the exons ATGGGCCAGTGTGTCACCAAGTGCAAGAATCCAACGTCCTCACTCGGCAGTAAGAGTGGAGACAAGGAGAGCAGTTCCAAGTCCTACCACAAGaaagggagcagcagcagtggtggtggGGGCCATAAAGAAGAGCCCAACGCCCCATCCAGCAAAGCCACCAGCGAGCTGTCGAATGGCACCAAGGCCTTAGAAGTTACAGTGGAGACACCCGTCATTTCCTCAGTGATGGGGGAGCCACGCAAGGAGGAGTATCTGGAGGGCGAGAAGCTGTCCCTGATGCGCATTGAGGAGCTTTTCTACTGCTACAAGGATGAACAGGAAGATGCCATCTTGGAGGAAGGCATGGAGAGATTTTGCAACGACCTGTGTGTGGACCCAGCAGAGTTCCGCGTGCTTGTTCTTGCCTGGAAGTTTCAAGCAGCCACCATGTGCAAGTTTACAAG GAAGGAGTTTGTTGACGGCTGTAAAGCCATCCAGGCCGACAGCCTCAAAGGCATCTACTCGCGTTTCCCCTGCATGCTGCTGGAGGCCCAGGGTGAGGAGAACTTCAAGGACTTGTACCGCTTTACCTTCCAGTTTGGCTTGGACGCGGAGGAGGGACAGCGCTCTCTGCAGCGAGACATCGCCATTGCCCTTTGGCGCCTGGTTTTCACTCAGGACTCACCCGCGATCCTCGAGGAGTGGCTGGACTTCTTATCGGAGAACCCCTCAGGTATTCGGGGTATCTCAAGGGACACGTGGAACATGTTCCTCAACTTCACCCAGGCGATAGGGCCTGACCTGAGCAATTACAGTGAGGACGAGGCCTGGCCCAGCCTCTTCGACACCTTTGTGGAGTGGGAGTTGGAGCGCAGGAAAAGGGAGGATCAAGCACTGAtggcaaaggaggaggaggggaggagtaCCGACACAGAGTGTTCGCCTACAACAGACAGACTTGAAACAGAGGGAAGCCGCGGCTCACAGACGTGGGGGGGCCACTGA